In Onthophagus taurus isolate NC chromosome 6, IU_Otau_3.0, whole genome shotgun sequence, a genomic segment contains:
- the LOC111427789 gene encoding uncharacterized protein — MTAIGYLTLVAVLSTATAQNQQQNRDRPQPIPIYYTLQLPKLQDPVPFYNPEISSNLQPPNNYNNVPVVFYEYPTPSQELQPPNPELWNPNNEETYYYPSDLDVEQPTNSHPKKYNKDVHEKLKLSNPKGPELSRTNNFDDLEQRRKTFERFSKAENKKQIEEEKVVDINDEKNDKNESPQEPIAEASDHFDDVEDITTSFTHSLGVRFPGERVQFHMHGHKGPNSYKFGYDTGKGHNRQFRVEERDQNGYVTGQYGYLDKKGKLHMFDYFSDPKGGYTSKKHTTEDRK, encoded by the exons ttaACTTTAGTTGCAGTTCTCTCAACAGCAACCGCTCAAAATCAACAACAAAACCGAGATCGCCCACAACCAATCCCAATTTATTACACATTACAGCTTCCAAAGTTACAAGATCCTGTACCGTTTTATAACCCGgaaatttcttcaaatttgcAACCTccaaataattacaataacgTTCCTGTTGTGTTTTATGAATATCCTACACCTTCCCAAGAATTACAACCTCCAAACCCAGAATTATGGAACCCAAACAACGAAGAAACCTATTATTATCCATCTGATTTAGATGTCGAACAACCAACTAATAGTCATCcgaaaaaatacaacaaagaCGTTCAcgaaaaactaaaactttcaAATCCAAAAGGACCAGAATTATCCAGAACGAATAATTTCGATGACTTGGaacaaagaagaaaaacgTTCGAGAGATTCTCAAAAGCGGAGAATAAGAAACAAATCGAGGAGGAAAAGGTAGTTGACATAAACGatgaaaaaaatgataaaaacgaATCTCCGCAAGAACCGATTGCGGAGGCTAGTGATCATTTTGATGACGTCGAAGATATAACGACGTCATTTACACATTCATTGGGGGTTCGATTTCCCGGTGAAAGGGTACAATTTCATATGCACGGTCACAAAGGTCCAAACAGTTACAAGTTTGGTTATGATACAGGAAAAGG GCACAATCGTCAATTTAGAGTAGAAGAGCGCGACCAAAACGGATATGTGACAGGCCAATATGGATATCTTGATAAAAAGGGCAAGCTGCAcatgtttgattatttttcaGACCCTAAAGGAGGATACACATCAAAGAAACATACAACAGAGGATagaaaataa